In a genomic window of Syntrophorhabdaceae bacterium:
- a CDS encoding ankyrin repeat domain-containing protein, with protein sequence MTKTELLKRAQKHLAYQLFDAGRDCDVEAATRAIDEGLEEGANINGKNEDGRTPLHTACAHGHVNVVRLLLERGADPNARDNSGETPFDHAVRLECAYDRDEVTRILLGAFSTS encoded by the coding sequence ATGACCAAGACAGAGTTATTAAAACGAGCACAAAAACATCTCGCGTATCAGCTGTTCGATGCCGGTAGAGACTGCGATGTAGAAGCCGCAACTAGGGCCATTGATGAAGGACTTGAAGAAGGTGCAAACATCAATGGGAAAAATGAAGACGGCAGGACTCCTCTTCATACCGCCTGTGCGCACGGGCACGTCAATGTTGTCCGGTTATTACTTGAAAGGGGCGCGGACCCAAATGCAAGAGATAACAGTGGGGAGACGCCTTTTGACCATGCCGTAAGACTTGAATGTGCTTATGACCGGGACGAAGTAACTAGAATTCTCCTTGGAGCTTTTTCCACCTCATGA
- a CDS encoding FMN-binding glutamate synthase family protein, translating to MSFSRVNSSSATLTKNRTEDSITTASGMCVTCVDGCIGMCEIGKSAYRGHEVIYPQPFGVITTAAEKRYPVDYSHFNIMGTATGAHGIEMDSDKAIFPAVNLEVHIGNDGGLKFRYPWIISGIGSTNIAKNNWEGLAIGSALSGTGLTIGENVVGMDPGAVFKGGRIVDTVDLKRRVKLYKDHQHDGYGAIIVQANVEDGRLKVQEYAIEKLGVECVELKWGQGAKDIGGEVKIKDLKQAQMLHERGYIVLPDPTDQNVIEAFQKGAFKEFERHSRVGMVTEESFAATIDGLRKAGAKYIFLKTGAYRPADLARAISFSSKYKLDLLTVDAAGGGTGMSPWRMMNEWGVPPVELHSLVYQYAKRLSDNNRYLPAISVNGGFSFEDQIFKGLSMGAPFVKMVGMARAPIAAAMVGKTIGLSIAAQQVPVYIERFGNTKDEIFVTASSLRKELGSDAFDKLPTGALGLYTYYERLAQGLRQLMAGSRKFSLEHLSRNDLAALTREAAEISNIQYIMNVDKSEVDNILR from the coding sequence ATGTCTTTTTCAAGAGTGAACAGCTCAAGCGCAACCCTCACCAAGAACAGGACCGAGGATTCGATAACTACCGCTTCGGGCATGTGTGTGACATGTGTCGACGGTTGCATCGGTATGTGCGAGATAGGGAAATCGGCATACCGCGGACATGAGGTGATATATCCGCAACCCTTTGGCGTCATCACCACCGCGGCGGAAAAGAGGTATCCCGTCGATTACTCGCACTTTAATATCATGGGCACGGCGACAGGCGCTCATGGCATCGAGATGGACAGCGACAAGGCCATTTTCCCGGCCGTTAACCTTGAGGTACATATAGGGAATGACGGAGGGTTGAAGTTCCGCTATCCCTGGATTATTTCGGGCATAGGCTCCACCAATATCGCCAAGAACAACTGGGAAGGGCTTGCAATAGGCTCGGCTCTGTCGGGGACCGGTCTCACCATCGGCGAGAATGTTGTGGGAATGGATCCAGGGGCCGTCTTCAAGGGCGGAAGGATCGTCGACACGGTGGACCTGAAACGCCGGGTGAAACTGTACAAGGACCATCAGCATGACGGTTACGGCGCCATAATCGTACAGGCAAACGTCGAAGACGGCCGTTTGAAGGTGCAGGAATATGCCATCGAGAAGCTCGGTGTTGAATGTGTCGAGCTCAAGTGGGGCCAGGGCGCAAAGGATATCGGAGGAGAGGTCAAGATAAAGGATCTGAAACAGGCGCAGATGCTCCATGAGCGTGGCTATATCGTACTGCCGGATCCGACCGATCAGAACGTGATAGAAGCCTTCCAGAAGGGGGCGTTCAAGGAATTCGAGAGGCATTCGCGGGTGGGAATGGTAACGGAGGAATCATTCGCTGCGACCATAGACGGTCTCCGTAAGGCCGGCGCGAAATATATCTTCCTCAAGACCGGGGCATACCGTCCTGCCGATCTGGCACGGGCGATCTCATTCTCCTCCAAATACAAGCTGGACCTCCTGACGGTGGACGCCGCTGGCGGCGGTACCGGAATGAGTCCGTGGCGGATGATGAACGAATGGGGCGTGCCGCCAGTCGAACTCCACTCTCTGGTGTATCAGTACGCGAAGCGCCTTTCAGACAACAACAGGTACCTGCCCGCCATCTCGGTAAATGGCGGCTTTTCCTTCGAGGACCAGATATTCAAGGGCCTCTCTATGGGCGCACCGTTCGTAAAGATGGTGGGAATGGCCCGCGCACCGATAGCAGCGGCCATGGTGGGGAAGACGATAGGGTTGTCTATCGCGGCGCAGCAGGTACCTGTCTATATTGAGCGATTCGGCAACACCAAGGACGAGATCTTTGTGACCGCCAGTTCTCTGCGCAAAGAATTGGGCAGCGACGCCTTCGACAAGCTGCCAACCGGTGCGCTCGGGCTATACACGTATTATGAGCGGTTGGCTCAGGGACTCCGCCAGCTCATGGCAGGGAGCAGGAAATTCTCTCTGGAACATCTCTCACGAAATGATCTGGCCGCATTGACGCGGGAGGCGGCGGAGATCAGCAATATCCAGTACATTATGAACGTCGACAAATCCGAGGTTGACAACATCCTGCGCTGA
- a CDS encoding 2Fe-2S iron-sulfur cluster-binding protein, with protein sequence MITLTINGLNVSVEKGTTILEAARFLGFPIPTLCHHEGLSPYGACRLCVVEIGDGPGARLVSSCTYPAEEGLKVRTASERVVRARRMVIELLLASCPQSKVIQDIASQHNVRQQRFRQEHEDCILCGLCVRMCEEQMMAKAIGFRGRGSSRSIGTPFDVRSDVCRLCGGCMQICPACQLRCTYTEPDKAVCGGCANLSPPCIEKGQFHDMMCYMSPCVACEIRKD encoded by the coding sequence ATGATCACACTGACAATTAACGGACTCAATGTATCCGTGGAAAAAGGAACAACGATTCTTGAAGCTGCACGCTTTCTCGGTTTTCCCATTCCCACTCTCTGTCACCACGAGGGGCTCAGCCCTTACGGCGCATGCAGGCTTTGCGTTGTCGAGATAGGGGATGGACCGGGAGCAAGACTTGTCTCATCCTGTACCTACCCGGCAGAGGAAGGATTGAAGGTCCGGACCGCCTCGGAGCGTGTCGTACGGGCGCGGAGGATGGTCATAGAGCTTCTCCTGGCGTCGTGCCCGCAGTCCAAGGTCATCCAGGACATTGCGTCTCAGCACAATGTCCGGCAACAGCGTTTTCGGCAGGAGCATGAGGATTGTATCCTCTGCGGGCTATGCGTACGCATGTGTGAAGAACAGATGATGGCCAAGGCGATAGGGTTCCGCGGCCGCGGCAGCAGCAGGAGCATAGGCACCCCCTTCGATGTACGGTCCGATGTGTGCAGGCTATGTGGAGGCTGCATGCAGATCTGTCCGGCCTGCCAGCTGAGATGTACATATACCGAACCGGACAAGGCGGTTTGCGGAGGCTGCGCCAATCTGAGCCCGCCCTGTATCGAGAAGGGACAATTCCATGACATGATGTGCTACATGTCGCCCTGCGTGGCGTGTGAAATAAGAAAAGATTAG